Below is a window of Desulfurococcus amylolyticus Z-533 DNA.
CTCTCCAGCTAGAAAACACTTAATTGAGGAAGTAGTTAGTGAACTAGAAAAAATGGGGTATGATGCATCGGAGAACAGGTATGCTAAACCGCTCCAGCCAGATATAGTTGCTGAGAAGGGAGATGAGGTGGTTGGGGTATGGGTGATAGATCCAGGTACGCCTTTATCAGACCAGTACAAGATGCTTGCATACGCGATTGGCTCCAGCCTACTCAACAGGGAATACAGTGAATATATAGTAGTTGTTCCAGGCGAGCTCTTGAAGAGGGTTACGAAGGACTTGATTGATACGCTGGACCGGTTTAAAATACGCTTTGCTACTGTTAGAGAAGAGAGAAGATATACTCTGCAATTATAGTGGTTGTCCATCTTTTTAAGCATGCCTAAACTGTTAACTCGTTCTCAAGTTTCTTCTTCATAACTTCCCTGGCCTCTTCCAGTATTCTTTTTACATCGCTTCCCTCCGAGATAGAGTAGTTAATGTCTACAACACTATTCGCCTCACTTGCCTCACTCAGTTCTCTAGCTGATGCTTGTAGCTCGATGAATACTAGGTTTAAGTCAGGTATATTGAGCTCCGGTATCTTTGACATATCTTTAACCAAGTTATTTATCTCCGAAGCTAGCCCCGAGAACTCCCTCATGTTTATAGCATACTGGAGTGCTAGGTCTATTTTCTCTAATATCAGCTGCACGGCCGCAAGCCTTGCAAGCAATTTATCGAGCTTAGCTATTTCCTCGGCGTATCGTTTTGCAAGGTATTTCTCGCCCTTGGACTCTAGGTCAGTTAGTTTCTCAAAGAGCACGTCTCTTCTCTCACTAACCCTATTGTACAACATGTCGATTTTATTTCTTAACAGCCTTACATGGTAAAGCGTCTCTAAGGCCTTTCTCAAAGGATCCCTGCTTCTCCTAAACATTCGTCAGCACCTTGCTACCTAACCATATTATGGGTTTGTAAATGCTTTAAAAGAAAAAGGGTTTCAGGATACGGGGTTTAATTGATAGAACACTATGATACTATATAGTATACCATTGCCACCATCAGGTGTTGAAATCCTTACGGGTTGACCAGTCCATGGATTAATGAATGGCTCCATTATTATCCTAAATGGTTTAATATATGTATCATTAGCTAGGGGTCTGGTGTTTATTGATGAAATAGATCGTGCCTGAATATAGTATTTGACATCTAAACCGGTGACCTCCTTGATCCTTGATGCTGTTGACGAATCAAGGAGTCCCTGGGACCCCGTGAACCATTTAAATGTATAGGACTTATTGTTTAACTCAGCCCAGTACATTACTCCATCCATCAGCATCTTGTAGAGTAATGGAAGTGTGTTAGGCGAGTCAAATACCGGTGAAATTATCGAGGTATCCTGGAAGTTATATACGTAGATGAACCGCGTGGTATCCACATATGATATATTTATCCCCAGCGCCCTTAGCCTATCAACAGTCGAGTTCCCTATTCTTATCATCCAGATACTCTTTGGTATATCAACGGTGCCGGGCATGCCTCCAGTCATTATCGGCCATATGGTTACACTGGTGTTATCGCTTGATACAATGAATGAATCTATAGCCATTAAATACGTGTTGTTTAATGGAGGGTTAAAGAGCCCAGCGAGCTCGAAGGAAGTACTGGTATTAATGGATGACATTATTAAGCCAATAATACCTATTTGCGTTTCATTGAGTGTTGAACCATCTGCTACACTGGCTTTACCACCATCCACGGATATACCATATCCATAATCCCACCATGCTATTACAAGGGAATCATTGGGCAGGCTTCTCATTAATTCAACAGCCTTATACCAGGAATCAGTGTAGAAGGGGAGCCCCGAGACACCAGCCTTTAACGTGTAGATCATGCTTGTATTCGATGCGTAGTCCGTGTAACCGGCGTACCCTATATTGATCAGGGCTAGTACTAGTATAGCTAGCACGATCACCCGGTACCCCCGGGTCTGCCTATATCTGACACGCCCTTTTCTTCTATCTATTAACTCCTGGGATGTTGGCATTATGTATTCGAATAACCTCCCGATGAAGACTCCCATAACCAATGTACCGAAATAAGCGGCTATAGCTATCATGTAGGCTGCATTAAGATACGAGTAGAATGCTAGCAAGAATGCTATGGATACATATAATTTATCAGGTTCCCCACGGTAGATGAAGTAAAGAGCTCCTATTATGCTTAGGATCAATGGGGATGCGTAGAATAGCCAAGGGTAAACCCCCCATGAATGCAGCATACCTACCAGGGTACTATAGCTTGAAAGCGGCGACTGGTGCTCAGCAATGCTTTCTACAAGGGGTGTTGCCGGTATAAATCTCAGTCCAAGAGCCCATGCAAGCCTACCGCCAATAGGTATGTAGCCACGCGTAATTAGCACAGCTCCTCCAATAACTAGCAATACTAGTAGAATAAAGTATCTTCCCTTTGTTAAAAGAGGTTTTTTGAACCCTAGCTTCTTGTACTCGGTGTTGAATAGATAGTATATAACGGGGAGTATCAGGGTGGATAATAATGCCGTACCAAGCTCCCGTGGGTTAAACGGGTACACCCCCAGGTTTGACGCGTTAGCTGGCGAGGGCATCACGAAGACCATAGATAACACTATTAATCCCACCTGATATATGAGAAATTCCCTTGTGACACCGCTTCTAGTTAGAAGCGGATATAGTATGGTGAATGCAACCATTGTACCAAGTATAAAGACGTAGCCACCCCATAACCACCCTACTACTGCAAGGAAGAACCCTGATAGGACTGTGTATAACGCCTTCCTCAGGCTCGACTCATCCCTATTAATGGACTTCGCCAACTTACTATAGAAATAGATGTAGAGTAGTAAGGGGACAATTGCAACGCCTTCTTTCTCGATGTACCCTATAACTGTTCTCTCAGTTGCAGCGGGTAGTATAGCTATAAGCAGTGCTGCTATTAAACCAGCTATTCTATTACCATTTGAGAGCTCTCTACCAGTTATGTATGCAAGGATTATACCTATAGCGGCGAATATAAGTGGTTGCAGTATTCCCCACTCTTTCAGCGTTAACCCTAGGCCTTCCACTAAATGATACGTTGTACCAGTCCATATTGGTAGAAACGGGTAGCTAGTGTAGATTATATCCCTACCCCATGGATACCAGAATATATGCGTTGCAGGGTTATCCCTGGTAAGCGTGTACCATGAGAGTAAGCCATTCTCATACACGTACTTGGCTTGCCAATACTCTATGTAGCTATCAAATTCGAAGAATTCGAAGCCGTTCAACCAATACGGTGAAAACCTCACGTATACACCATACACCAATATAAGTGCTAGAAGAATATACATAATGGTTTTTGCTGCCCTTGGATGTTGCATAAAGTACTCGTATACCTTGTAAATAGTATTAGACACGGCTTCATTAACACTCATTCACAGCACCCATCTATCATGGTCCTGACTAGTAACGGTATGATAGAATGTAGTAAAAAACCTTAATGGGATAATCTCTATGGAGTTAGGAGGGCTAGTATTGCTTTCTGTGCGTGCTTCCTGTTTTCTGCTTGATCCCATACAACACTCCATTTACCATCAATGACTTCGTTGACTACTTCTTCTCCTCTATGAGCTGGTAAACAATGCATGAATATCGCGTCTGGCTTTGCATGGTTCATTAACTCTACTGTGACCCTGTATGGTTCTAGATCCTTTATCCTCTTCTCCTTCTCCTTTTCCTGTCCCATGCTGACCCATACATCAGTGTATACTACGTCAGCATTTTCAACTGCTTTAAATGGATCTCTCTCTATCTCATAGGAGCCCCCATTCGGTGAGGCATGTTCATTGAAAAGTTTTACAACACTTGGATGTGGCTCATAGCCTTTGGGCGAGGCAATGATTATCTTTCCGCCTAGTATCCCTGTGGCGAGCATCAGGCTATGTAGGACATTATCGCCTCCATCACCAACGAAAACTATTTTCAGCCTAGTGATATCCCCGCCTTTTTTCTCCATTATTGTTAAGACATCGCTTAGTGCTTGGGCTGGGTGATGTAGATCACTTAGCCCATTTATTACTGGGACCCTACTGTACTGTGCGAGCTTCTCGATCTTATAGTGTTCATAAACGCGGGCCATTATCACATCGACATACCTTGATAAAACACGTGCAGTGTCCTCGATGGTCTCGCCTCTGGCTAATTGTAGCTCGCTGGCGCTCAAGTATATAGCGTCGCCTCCCAGCTCCTTCATGGCTGTTTCAAAGCTGATCCTAGTTCTAGTACTGGGTTTCTCGAAAATCATCGCTAGGTGACGCCCCACCAGCAGGGGTATTATCCTCTCTCCAGCTAGATACCTCTGCTTGAACTGCATTGCTGTCCTGATCATAAATAATAATTCTTCCCTACTATACTCGGCTAGCGTTAGGAAGTGTCTACCTTTAAGACTAGTCACCATGACTACCCACCTGTTTACACCGTTTTCTTAAATAGGAGGAACGTATTTAAAGATAGCAGGGTGGATTTATGGAGAAAATAGTTATTCGCGCTGCAACTTTCTTCATTGGTAAAAGCAGTAACATTAGGGAGGAATACCAGCTCGGTGTAGAGGTATTAGGCAGGATTAGTGAGATAGCTAAGGAATTGAACCTAGAGGTTTTCACAAAGCGTATCTCAATGCAGAGCTTAAGCATGGATGAATTAGTGAAGCTCCCCGACATAGCTAGTGATAAGGATATACTAGTCAGCGCGGGCTATGTAAGTTTAAGGAGGATAGGGGTCAGGGATGCTGAATATTTAACCAGTAATGGGGTTTACATTCCAGTTCTGCCATCTCTGGGGGATTTCACGATTGATGATGCAAGGCATTTCTCTAGAATTATACATGGTGTAGCGGAGAAGGATCCCTTAAACGCTACGAGGATAGCCATAGGTTTCCATAATGAGTCATTTCATACTCCTTATTTCCCTGACTCATCCAGCAGGGGTGTTAGGAGTATAGGCTTATCCTTTCTCTACCCAGATATGCTGGAAACTAATAATATCTCATCACTCTCCAACTCTATTCGCAACGCATTCAGGTTATTCAATAATATAGCCCAGGTAATAGAGAATAATATCGGCTACCCTGTTTCAATAGATTACAGCCTATCTCCCTGGATGGAGAAGAGTGTTGTTAAAATACTGGAGTCGCTGGGTTACAGCCTCCTAGAGCCCGGTGCCAACTATATTTTGCACGTAGTCAACAACCTTATACAGGAACACTATGATCCGCGTAGAGCAATAGGCTTCAACGAGGTGATGCTACCATACGCCGAGGATTCATTACTAATCAAATATGGGGGCATGGGCTTAATTAAGGCAAGGGATTTTCTACGCTATGCATCGACATGTGTTGCTGGAGTAGACATGATTATTGTTCCATCAGGCATTGAAAAACTAGCCAGGTTAGTAATGGACACCTACTCCCTTGGCTTGGTTAAATCGAAGCCTATAGCACTTAGAGCGATACCTGTGAACAATAAACCCGGTGAAAAAATAAGCCTTGGGAAATTCGGGGAACCCTTTGTAATAGAGTATTGAAACCGAGTATGTTTCCACATTGTTTTCAAGCCAATTAAGCCATCGCATTTATAACGTGGTATTTCGAAGAATTCAAAGATGCATGAAGTATTCACTAGGGCATTGGTAGATCTATAGTTTATTAATTTAATCATGTATTGTTTCAAGTATGGCTATTACCTGCCATACCTTTGTTCTAGCACTTAAAGGCATATTGGGATCCTGGCTAACCTGGTCTAGAACCCCTACAGCATTTGCTGCTCTAACACCAGGTGTATATCTTTCATCCCTGAGGTAGTTTAATGCCTCTGTTGCAGCCCTCCTAATATTCCTTGGAACGGCTGTATCATTAACTATACTCATCAGTAAGTATATGGCGTTTCTTAGTTTAACCTCATTATCAAGTACCCTGCTCAATTCCATCACCTTAATCAGTATGATTACTCCTAATACATAACGTTACTACTGGTTAAAAAC
It encodes the following:
- a CDS encoding UPF0147 family protein, with product MSRVLDNEVKLRNAIYLLMSIVNDTAVPRNIRRAATEALNYLRDERYTPGVRAANAVGVLDQVSQDPNMPLSARTKVWQVIAILETIHD
- a CDS encoding DUF7669 domain-containing protein: MRALTLMVGVLSSSENHESPGVEKKPNWQLLKESAEELYRAGKIYFTRKELVDKAREKDPSRSEMSLDFEIDLVTVNSSSKDRYKDPEKLFLYRVDRGRYTLYSPEEHGELEKYIGIKKVSPARKHLIEEVVSELEKMGYDASENRYAKPLQPDIVAEKGDEVVGVWVIDPGTPLSDQYKMLAYAIGSSLLNREYSEYIVVVPGELLKRVTKDLIDTLDRFKIRFATVREERRYTLQL
- a CDS encoding DUF711 family protein, with the translated sequence MEKIVIRAATFFIGKSSNIREEYQLGVEVLGRISEIAKELNLEVFTKRISMQSLSMDELVKLPDIASDKDILVSAGYVSLRRIGVRDAEYLTSNGVYIPVLPSLGDFTIDDARHFSRIIHGVAEKDPLNATRIAIGFHNESFHTPYFPDSSSRGVRSIGLSFLYPDMLETNNISSLSNSIRNAFRLFNNIAQVIENNIGYPVSIDYSLSPWMEKSVVKILESLGYSLLEPGANYILHVVNNLIQEHYDPRRAIGFNEVMLPYAEDSLLIKYGGMGLIKARDFLRYASTCVAGVDMIIVPSGIEKLARLVMDTYSLGLVKSKPIALRAIPVNNKPGEKISLGKFGEPFVIEY
- the argF gene encoding ornithine carbamoyltransferase, which produces MVTSLKGRHFLTLAEYSREELLFMIRTAMQFKQRYLAGERIIPLLVGRHLAMIFEKPSTRTRISFETAMKELGGDAIYLSASELQLARGETIEDTARVLSRYVDVIMARVYEHYKIEKLAQYSRVPVINGLSDLHHPAQALSDVLTIMEKKGGDITRLKIVFVGDGGDNVLHSLMLATGILGGKIIIASPKGYEPHPSVVKLFNEHASPNGGSYEIERDPFKAVENADVVYTDVWVSMGQEKEKEKRIKDLEPYRVTVELMNHAKPDAIFMHCLPAHRGEEVVNEVIDGKWSVVWDQAENRKHAQKAILALLTP
- a CDS encoding STT3 domain-containing protein, with amino-acid sequence MSVNEAVSNTIYKVYEYFMQHPRAAKTIMYILLALILVYGVYVRFSPYWLNGFEFFEFDSYIEYWQAKYVYENGLLSWYTLTRDNPATHIFWYPWGRDIIYTSYPFLPIWTGTTYHLVEGLGLTLKEWGILQPLIFAAIGIILAYITGRELSNGNRIAGLIAALLIAILPAATERTVIGYIEKEGVAIVPLLLYIYFYSKLAKSINRDESSLRKALYTVLSGFFLAVVGWLWGGYVFILGTMVAFTILYPLLTRSGVTREFLIYQVGLIVLSMVFVMPSPANASNLGVYPFNPRELGTALLSTLILPVIYYLFNTEYKKLGFKKPLLTKGRYFILLVLLVIGGAVLITRGYIPIGGRLAWALGLRFIPATPLVESIAEHQSPLSSYSTLVGMLHSWGVYPWLFYASPLILSIIGALYFIYRGEPDKLYVSIAFLLAFYSYLNAAYMIAIAAYFGTLVMGVFIGRLFEYIMPTSQELIDRRKGRVRYRQTRGYRVIVLAILVLALINIGYAGYTDYASNTSMIYTLKAGVSGLPFYTDSWYKAVELMRSLPNDSLVIAWWDYGYGISVDGGKASVADGSTLNETQIGIIGLIMSSINTSTSFELAGLFNPPLNNTYLMAIDSFIVSSDNTSVTIWPIMTGGMPGTVDIPKSIWMIRIGNSTVDRLRALGINISYVDTTRFIYVYNFQDTSIISPVFDSPNTLPLLYKMLMDGVMYWAELNNKSYTFKWFTGSQGLLDSSTASRIKEVTGLDVKYYIQARSISSINTRPLANDTYIKPFRIIMEPFINPWTGQPVRISTPDGGNGILYSIIVFYQLNPVS